Proteins from one Candidatus Hinthialibacter antarcticus genomic window:
- a CDS encoding EutN/CcmL family microcompartment protein: MFLGKVIGSTWATQKDPGMEGMSLVVIQPLDQNREPIGKALIAVDPNNQVGKGETIFYVESGDAAQVREGHIMPSDATIVGIVDSLSTDVKP, from the coding sequence ATGTTTCTTGGCAAAGTGATCGGCTCAACATGGGCGACCCAAAAAGACCCCGGTATGGAGGGGATGAGTTTGGTTGTCATCCAACCATTGGACCAAAACCGCGAGCCTATCGGCAAGGCGCTCATTGCCGTTGACCCCAATAACCAGGTGGGCAAAGGCGAAACCATTTTTTATGTCGAAAGCGGCGACGCCGCCCAAGTCCGCGAAGGACACATCATGCCGTCTGACGCAACCATCGTCGGCATCGTCGATTCGCTCTCAACGGATGTGAAACCATGA
- a CDS encoding EutN/CcmL family microcompartment protein, whose amino-acid sequence MRIARVVGNVVATLKHEAYEGRTLLMVEPVDPYGKPAGPAQVAVDYVGAGVDEYVILGGAPGQAKDVFDIEIAPIREMVMGIIDEVEFENKVTLRASDSDNPRE is encoded by the coding sequence ATGAGAATTGCGCGTGTAGTGGGAAATGTCGTTGCGACCTTGAAGCACGAGGCCTATGAAGGCCGCACCTTGTTGATGGTCGAGCCAGTCGACCCCTACGGTAAACCCGCTGGCCCTGCGCAAGTCGCAGTCGATTACGTCGGCGCGGGTGTCGATGAATACGTCATCCTCGGCGGCGCGCCCGGTCAGGCGAAAGACGTGTTTGATATTGAAATAGCGCCCATCCGCGAAATGGTGATGGGCATCATCGACGAAGTTGAGTTTGAAAACAAAGTCACCCTTCGCGCGTCCGACTCAGACAACCCACGCGAATAA
- a CDS encoding GNAT family N-acetyltransferase, giving the protein MHEGPISISESDLPQLIAILNQVFRSEGGDMAQDYPRHLGLNNRDMVRVIKDDGQIVSHVATSIRPVSLGGIQTAVAGIGAVATLPEARGKGYASMLMADAVERSVAAGADIMLISGDEGIYKRMHAVECGRFSEIYIEKENFTSINSPFETSQVSHTQLEDIVRLRQELSIRYLLPLEDIQALFQCKWVMDKSSEWWIVKDENQIIGFGVIHKDGSDIHLLDWVGASEALIELTNHCFYHLNGDRLIFITPDLSTLPFGWRNWVRCEVPFDGTILVIQAERLLQRAEAYIQERIGETLWDKVNLKAEAQRVTFQFENESASFDNGGELAQLFFGQVEGDIIAEKTEANGQLCVVLKKIFPIPLVWYGLGYV; this is encoded by the coding sequence ATGCACGAAGGCCCAATTTCAATTTCTGAATCTGATTTACCTCAACTGATCGCCATTCTTAATCAGGTATTTCGTTCTGAGGGCGGCGATATGGCGCAGGATTATCCCAGGCATTTGGGCTTGAATAACCGGGATATGGTGCGCGTTATCAAAGACGATGGACAAATCGTTTCGCACGTTGCGACTTCCATTCGTCCTGTAAGTTTGGGCGGAATCCAAACTGCGGTGGCAGGAATTGGAGCAGTAGCGACCCTGCCAGAGGCGAGAGGAAAAGGCTACGCGTCTATGCTGATGGCTGACGCCGTCGAGCGTAGCGTGGCCGCTGGCGCCGATATTATGCTGATCTCTGGCGATGAGGGTATCTATAAGCGGATGCACGCAGTCGAATGCGGGCGATTTTCAGAAATATACATTGAAAAAGAAAATTTCACCTCGATTAATTCGCCGTTTGAGACATCTCAGGTTTCTCATACGCAATTAGAGGATATTGTTAGGTTAAGGCAAGAGTTATCAATACGTTATTTGTTGCCGCTTGAAGATATCCAGGCCCTTTTTCAATGCAAATGGGTGATGGACAAATCTTCAGAATGGTGGATTGTCAAAGACGAAAACCAAATCATTGGGTTTGGCGTAATCCATAAAGATGGCTCCGATATACATTTGTTGGATTGGGTTGGAGCAAGTGAAGCATTAATTGAATTAACGAACCACTGTTTTTATCATTTAAATGGTGACCGGTTGATCTTTATTACTCCCGATTTGTCTACGCTTCCATTTGGGTGGCGCAATTGGGTGCGGTGTGAGGTTCCTTTTGACGGAACCATTCTGGTGATTCAGGCTGAGAGATTGTTGCAGAGAGCAGAGGCTTATATTCAAGAGCGAATTGGTGAAACGCTGTGGGATAAGGTCAATCTAAAAGCCGAAGCGCAACGAGTAACATTTCAGTTTGAAAACGAGAGCGCTTCGTTTGACAACGGCGGCGAGTTGGCCCAATTATTCTTTGGACAAGTCGAAGGCGATATTATTGCCGAAAAAACCGAAGCAAACGGTCAACTCTGTGTGGTATTAAAGAAAATTTTCCCGATTCCATTGGTATGGTATGGATTGGGATACGTCTAA
- the asnB gene encoding asparagine synthase (glutamine-hydrolyzing): MCGICGLIYNDAQRAPDPGLLQRMTDVIYHRGPDDEGHLIDGPVGLGSRRLSIVGLGDGHMPMSTEDEAVWVAYNGEIYNHPELRRHLESKGHRYRTGADTESLLHGYREWGEGFLEHIQGMFALALWDRKQRKLILARDRLGIKPLYVQQDGAALRFGSEIKSILCDADVTREIDVNGLNFYLGYLASSPPYTLLKGVEKMHPGEMLVWQDGRTQRRMFWTPEDSFSMSQSTPDEMKAELRDRLRDTVRSHLMADVPVGAFLSGGVDSSVLVALMHDQLGPGFKTFSIGFEGHALFDETEHAEAVAKQFETDHTVLRLQPNDLLSALDDITWQLDEPLADSSCLPVYFVSKLAAEQVKVVLSGDGGDELLAGYRKYQGEYFRRYVSWLPAPVLSMISQAALGVLPESRAGTTMDLLRQVKKFFRGLDPDPFERHLGWAVHFEDQLRGSVLHPDVRASLDFDAPRDFRRRLFDAIKQPDTLNKMLWVDLRHNLPDDMLTKVDRMSMLHSLEVRVPFLDHKFVEYACSLPGNVKLHEKTTKWILKEAFADRLPHSILHRRKHGFDVPVGEWFKHELRDVIEDACSEQTIKKRGLFDPASVRGLLDDHAAGRRELNNQLWILLSLERWQRQYVDVPPGTVAPRPA, from the coding sequence ATGTGTGGAATTTGTGGTCTGATTTATAACGACGCCCAACGCGCGCCCGATCCGGGGCTGCTGCAGCGGATGACAGACGTGATTTACCATCGCGGCCCGGACGACGAAGGCCATTTGATTGACGGCCCGGTCGGTTTGGGATCGCGGCGCTTGTCGATCGTCGGCCTGGGCGACGGTCACATGCCGATGAGCACCGAAGACGAGGCGGTTTGGGTGGCCTATAACGGTGAGATTTATAATCATCCTGAATTGCGCCGCCATCTGGAATCCAAAGGCCATCGCTATCGCACCGGCGCTGATACGGAAAGTCTGCTGCACGGTTACCGTGAATGGGGCGAGGGGTTTCTTGAGCACATCCAGGGGATGTTCGCGCTGGCGCTGTGGGACCGCAAACAACGCAAACTCATCCTCGCCCGCGACCGCTTGGGCATCAAGCCGCTTTATGTGCAGCAAGACGGCGCCGCGCTGCGCTTTGGTTCAGAGATCAAGTCGATCTTGTGCGATGCGGACGTGACGCGGGAGATTGACGTCAACGGGCTGAATTTTTACTTAGGATATCTTGCCTCATCTCCGCCCTACACGCTGCTCAAGGGCGTTGAGAAGATGCACCCCGGCGAGATGCTGGTATGGCAAGACGGGCGGACGCAACGCCGTATGTTCTGGACGCCGGAAGACTCGTTTTCGATGTCGCAATCGACGCCGGACGAGATGAAAGCCGAATTGCGCGACCGCTTGCGCGATACGGTGCGTTCGCATTTGATGGCGGACGTCCCCGTCGGCGCATTTTTGTCAGGCGGTGTTGATTCAAGCGTGCTGGTTGCGTTGATGCACGATCAACTCGGCCCTGGATTTAAGACGTTTTCCATCGGTTTTGAAGGCCATGCGTTGTTTGATGAAACCGAACACGCCGAGGCGGTGGCGAAACAATTTGAGACAGACCATACCGTCTTGCGGCTCCAGCCCAATGATTTATTGAGCGCACTCGATGACATCACCTGGCAACTCGACGAACCGCTGGCGGACTCGTCTTGCCTGCCCGTGTATTTCGTCTCGAAACTGGCGGCGGAGCAAGTTAAAGTGGTACTGTCCGGCGACGGCGGCGACGAACTGCTGGCGGGGTACCGTAAATATCAGGGCGAGTATTTTCGCCGCTATGTTTCATGGCTGCCCGCGCCGGTGCTGTCGATGATTTCACAAGCGGCGCTGGGCGTGTTGCCCGAATCGCGCGCCGGGACGACGATGGACTTGTTACGGCAAGTGAAAAAATTTTTTCGCGGGTTGGACCCCGACCCGTTTGAGCGCCATCTGGGGTGGGCGGTCCATTTTGAAGACCAATTGCGCGGCAGCGTTTTGCATCCTGACGTTCGCGCGTCATTGGATTTTGACGCCCCGCGTGATTTTCGCCGGAGGTTGTTCGACGCAATCAAGCAGCCGGACACGCTTAATAAGATGCTGTGGGTGGATTTGCGCCATAATCTGCCGGACGACATGCTGACCAAAGTTGACCGTATGTCGATGCTGCATTCGCTGGAAGTGCGGGTGCCGTTTTTAGACCACAAGTTTGTGGAATACGCCTGTTCGCTGCCCGGTAACGTGAAGTTGCATGAGAAGACCACCAAGTGGATTCTCAAAGAAGCCTTCGCAGACCGCTTGCCTCATTCGATTTTACATCGAAGAAAACACGGTTTCGATGTGCCGGTGGGCGAGTGGTTCAAACATGAATTGCGCGACGTGATTGAAGACGCCTGCTCAGAGCAGACCATAAAAAAGCGGGGCCTGTTCGACCCCGCTTCGGTTCGCGGCTTGTTGGATGACCACGCCGCCGGACGGCGCGAGTTGAATAACCAGTTATGGATACTACTTAGTTTGGAGCGCTGGCAGCGCCAATACGTAGACGTTCCGCCGGGGACGGTTGCTCCTCGACCCGCTTGA
- a CDS encoding class I SAM-dependent methyltransferase, whose translation MKTSSSENQSRFSRIQRMLELGQKIWTDRPDLQESYPDPASVEYWFWLMWSGAEYYQEVKQALYPVPERFLVDRVVGEFVPDKNYHTSGIVDARRMIQCFCDQGFQFNHRAAVLDFGCGCSRLLRFFALFANECRIFGADVDPDAIEWCGKHIDFATFQTLQESPPAPYEKSSFDAVYAYSVFSHFSEELQVHWLKELHRISKSGAILVLTVQGKSMAETYEGATPVIDWKQKAGLSERGFAFFPYQQLVFQNAQNQEYYSKWNLQNYGDAFILKPYIEKIWGQYFDLLDHLESPDGSQDYVILRNTK comes from the coding sequence ATGAAAACCTCTTCCTCTGAAAATCAAAGCCGTTTTTCTCGCATTCAGCGGATGTTAGAACTCGGTCAAAAAATCTGGACGGATCGTCCTGACTTGCAAGAGTCGTATCCCGATCCTGCGAGCGTCGAGTATTGGTTTTGGCTGATGTGGTCGGGGGCGGAATATTATCAGGAAGTGAAGCAGGCGTTGTATCCTGTTCCTGAACGTTTTTTGGTTGACCGGGTGGTGGGTGAGTTCGTCCCGGACAAAAATTATCACACCAGCGGAATTGTCGATGCGCGCCGCATGATCCAGTGTTTTTGCGATCAGGGTTTTCAGTTTAACCATCGTGCGGCTGTGCTTGATTTTGGATGCGGCTGTTCGCGCTTGCTGCGATTTTTTGCGTTATTTGCTAATGAATGTCGTATTTTTGGAGCGGATGTTGACCCTGATGCGATTGAGTGGTGTGGTAAACATATTGATTTCGCTACGTTCCAAACGCTGCAGGAATCGCCGCCTGCTCCCTATGAGAAATCGTCATTTGATGCGGTCTATGCCTATTCAGTTTTCAGCCATTTTTCGGAAGAACTACAAGTGCATTGGCTGAAGGAGTTGCATCGGATCAGCAAATCCGGCGCGATTCTTGTGCTGACTGTGCAAGGAAAGTCGATGGCGGAAACGTATGAGGGAGCAACTCCTGTGATTGACTGGAAGCAAAAGGCTGGGCTGAGCGAAAGAGGGTTCGCGTTTTTTCCCTATCAACAATTGGTGTTTCAGAATGCGCAGAACCAAGAGTATTATTCCAAATGGAATTTGCAGAACTATGGAGACGCTTTCATCTTAAAGCCCTATATTGAAAAGATATGGGGGCAATATTTTGATCTGCTTGACCATCTTGAAAGCCCGGACGGCAGCCAGGATTACGTCATTCTCCGCAATACAAAATAG
- a CDS encoding EutN/CcmL family microcompartment protein, producing the protein MILAQVAGTVVSTQKDPKLQGLKLLLIQTLTTEMKPTGNFIVAADAVGAGQGEIVLCAAGSSARLTDNTKGLPVDLATIAIVDSLEVGGDYIYQKSQPEMATA; encoded by the coding sequence ATGATTTTGGCGCAAGTTGCAGGCACGGTGGTTTCCACCCAAAAAGACCCAAAATTACAAGGGTTGAAACTACTGTTAATTCAGACCTTAACAACCGAAATGAAACCGACGGGCAATTTTATCGTCGCAGCGGACGCCGTCGGCGCCGGACAGGGCGAGATCGTTTTATGCGCCGCCGGGTCATCCGCCCGATTGACCGACAACACCAAAGGCCTCCCGGTTGACTTGGCCACCATTGCGATTGTCGATTCGCTCGAAGTCGGCGGCGATTACATTTATCAAAAAAGCCAACCCGAAATGGCGACGGCGTAA
- a CDS encoding N-acetyltransferase has protein sequence MMTVLPPESSSGELFQLLNSVFSIFNSVVHFALQLNDWRKHKVSMGIRRAKITDVRRIKQLIDENMQEGFMLPRPLNELYENVREFFVWDEDGLVQGCAGLHIFWADLAEIKSLAVDRTGRGKGWGKALVSACVNEARELQIARVFALTQIADFFTGMGFEQVEKNQFPHKVWAECMRCPKFQDCDEVAVGITVCDPLDSEPSFAHYGPKSLPIAFPNPKG, from the coding sequence ATGATGACGGTCTTGCCGCCTGAATCAAGCAGCGGCGAATTGTTTCAATTGTTGAATTCCGTCTTTTCCATTTTCAACTCCGTGGTACACTTTGCATTGCAGCTCAACGATTGGAGAAAACATAAAGTATCAATGGGCATTCGCCGCGCAAAAATTACCGATGTTCGCCGCATCAAGCAATTGATCGACGAAAATATGCAAGAGGGCTTCATGCTGCCCCGCCCTCTGAATGAACTCTACGAAAACGTCCGTGAATTTTTTGTCTGGGACGAAGATGGGCTTGTGCAAGGCTGCGCGGGGCTGCATATTTTTTGGGCGGACCTGGCGGAGATCAAATCACTGGCGGTTGATCGCACGGGGCGCGGCAAAGGCTGGGGCAAAGCCCTGGTGAGCGCATGTGTGAACGAAGCCCGTGAGTTGCAAATCGCGCGGGTGTTCGCGCTGACCCAAATCGCCGACTTTTTCACTGGAATGGGGTTTGAACAAGTAGAAAAAAATCAGTTTCCCCATAAAGTGTGGGCAGAGTGTATGCGCTGTCCGAAATTTCAAGACTGCGATGAAGTTGCGGTCGGCATCACAGTTTGCGACCCCCTGGACAGCGAACCGTCGTTCGCCCATTATGGTCCTAAGTCGTTGCCGATCGCGTTTCCGAATCCGAAAGGGTAA